The following proteins are co-located in the Flavobacterium sp. CECT 9288 genome:
- a CDS encoding DUF2795 domain-containing protein, with protein MYWTLELASYLSDAPWPANKDELIDYAIRAGAPLEVVENLQSIEDEGEIYESMEEIWPDYPTDEDYLWNEDEY; from the coding sequence ATGTATTGGACATTAGAATTAGCATCGTATTTAAGTGATGCACCATGGCCTGCTAACAAAGACGAACTTATTGACTACGCTATTAGAGCTGGAGCTCCATTAGAAGTAGTAGAAAACCTTCAATCTATTGAGGATGAAGGCGAAATATATGAATCAATGGAAGAAATATGGCCAGATTATCCCACAGACGAAGATTATCTTTGGAATGAGGATGAATATTAA
- a CDS encoding ABC transporter ATP-binding protein, producing MANPLIQITDIKRNFVLGNEIVYVLKGINLQINKGEYVALMGPSGSGKSTLMNLLGCLDTPTSGNYILNGKDVSQMRDDELAEIRNKEIGFVFQTFNLLPRTTALDNVALPMIYAGFSKSERNKRATEVLEQVNLSDRMDHQPNQLSGGQRQRVAIARALVNKPSIILADEPTGNLDSKTSVEIMKLFGDIHAQGNTVILVTHEEEIAAYAHRVIRLRDGLIESDISK from the coding sequence ATGGCAAACCCACTAATTCAGATCACCGATATTAAGCGAAATTTTGTTCTAGGAAATGAAATTGTATATGTACTTAAAGGAATTAATTTACAAATCAATAAAGGAGAATATGTTGCATTAATGGGACCTTCAGGATCAGGTAAATCTACTTTAATGAATTTATTAGGCTGTCTTGACACTCCTACATCTGGAAATTATATTCTTAACGGAAAAGATGTGAGCCAAATGCGTGATGATGAACTAGCCGAAATTAGAAATAAAGAAATAGGTTTTGTGTTTCAAACCTTTAACCTATTACCAAGAACGACTGCCTTAGACAATGTAGCCTTGCCTATGATTTATGCTGGTTTTTCAAAATCAGAAAGAAATAAGCGTGCCACCGAAGTACTAGAACAAGTAAACCTTTCTGACAGAATGGACCACCAACCCAATCAACTCTCTGGAGGTCAAAGACAGCGTGTGGCCATTGCAAGAGCATTGGTAAACAAACCTTCTATTATTCTTGCTGATGAGCCTACAGGAAACTTAGATAGTAAAACCTCTGTAGAAATCATGAAGCTTTTTGGCGATATTCACGCACAAGGAAACACCGTAATATTAGTAACGCACGAAGAGGAAATTGCTGCTTATGCACACCGTGTCATTCGTTTACGTGACGGCCTCATAGAAAGTGATATTTCAAAGTAA
- a CDS encoding cob(I)yrinic acid a,c-diamide adenosyltransferase, with product MKVYTKTGDKGTTALFGGTRVAKDHARIESYGTVDELNSHIGLIRDQDMNAHYKDILIEIQDRLFTVGAILATPPEKEVKKNGELRLQNLGIIETDIELLENEIDAMEEALPPMTHFVLPGGHTTVSYCHIARCVCRRAERLAVHLSHDEPVVEIAIKYLNRLSDYLFVLARKLSYDLKADEVQWIPRK from the coding sequence ATGAAAGTATATACAAAAACTGGCGATAAAGGTACTACAGCCCTTTTTGGCGGTACACGAGTAGCCAAAGATCATGCTCGTATAGAAAGTTACGGAACTGTTGACGAATTGAACTCTCACATAGGTCTTATTCGGGACCAAGACATGAATGCCCATTACAAAGATATTTTAATTGAAATTCAAGACCGTCTTTTTACGGTAGGTGCCATTCTTGCAACGCCGCCAGAAAAAGAAGTTAAGAAAAACGGTGAATTACGTTTGCAAAACTTAGGCATTATTGAAACGGATATAGAATTATTAGAAAATGAAATAGATGCTATGGAAGAAGCACTCCCACCAATGACACATTTTGTATTGCCTGGTGGTCATACCACTGTGTCATATTGTCATATCGCACGCTGTGTATGCCGGAGAGCAGAGCGCCTAGCCGTACATTTAAGTCATGACGAACCTGTAGTTGAAATCGCAATTAAGTACTTAAACCGACTTTCTGACTACCTTTTTGTGTTGGCACGAAAGTTGTCCTACGACTTAAAAGCGGATGAAGTTCAATGGATTCCTAGAAAGTAA
- a CDS encoding DUF6565 domain-containing protein: MKNTKLVLGLAVIAIGFTACKDEKTEQAKGKVDNYVMYVDSLSNVAAEDTKDNWMEIESEFKLKSAEAEAALADMADDAEAKARIEASRVKYETMRANLEKMRAEALAAMPVNQKQQMRNALFGEGKVGDDMSFVWVNKNNILNVYQQFVDTVESNKDAYSREDWDEVKLMYEALDSRKNTVEKEGLTSADNNKIAGLKLKFAPMYTLNRMGAKTSEMKSAKE, from the coding sequence ATGAAAAATACAAAACTAGTATTAGGACTTGCTGTAATTGCAATAGGATTTACAGCTTGTAAAGATGAAAAAACAGAGCAAGCTAAAGGTAAAGTAGACAATTATGTAATGTATGTAGACTCTTTGAGCAATGTAGCTGCAGAGGACACTAAGGACAACTGGATGGAAATAGAATCTGAGTTTAAATTAAAAAGTGCCGAAGCCGAAGCAGCTCTAGCAGACATGGCTGATGACGCTGAAGCTAAAGCGCGAATTGAGGCAAGTAGAGTTAAGTATGAAACGATGAGAGCGAATCTTGAAAAAATGAGAGCCGAAGCACTTGCTGCAATGCCAGTAAATCAAAAACAACAAATGCGTAATGCACTTTTTGGCGAAGGAAAAGTAGGTGATGACATGAGTTTTGTATGGGTTAATAAAAACAATATATTGAATGTGTACCAACAATTTGTGGATACTGTTGAAAGCAATAAAGATGCCTACTCTCGTGAGGATTGGGATGAAGTAAAATTGATGTATGAAGCACTTGATAGCCGTAAAAACACTGTTGAAAAAGAAGGTCTTACCAGTGCAGATAATAATAAAATTGCAGGTTTAAAATTAAAATTTGCACCTATGTATACGTTAAACCGTATGGGAGCAAAAACAAGTGAAATGAAGAGTGCTAAAGAGTAA
- the secA gene encoding preprotein translocase subunit SecA translates to MSFINSIIKVFVGDKSQKDVKALQPYLTKIKTFEEPLKALSHDELRGRTVFFKEKIKQDRADKDAKIAALKVEVENIVDIDKREDIYVAIDTLEKEAYEISEKTLMQILPEAFAVVKETARRFKDNTQIEVTATPKDRELSATKTYITLDGDKAIWANSWSAAGKEITWDMIHYDVQLIGGMVLHEGKVAEMQTGEGKTLVATLPLYLNALTGNGVHLVTVNDYLAKRDSTWKAPLFEFHGMTVECIDNYQPSSEGRKKAYDADITYGTNNEFGFDYLRDNMAHSPDDLVQRKHNYAIVDEVDSVLIDDARTPLIISGPVPQGDRHEFNELKPKIENLVSLQRQLANGFLSEAKKLIKEGNTKDGGFQLLRAYRSLPKNKALIKFLSEEGIKQLLQKTENQYMQDNKREMHKIDEALYFVIEEKNNQVELTDNGIQYLSGDTDADFFILPDIGTEIANIEKKKLEKDLEAEEKEKLFQDFGIKSERIHTLTQLLKAYALFEKDVEYVIMDNKIMIVDEQTGRIMDGRRYSDGLHQAIEAKENVKIEAATQTFATVTLQNYFRMYNKLGGMTGTAVTEAGELWQIYKLDVVEIPTNRGISRKDKEDFIYKTTREKFNAVIEDVTELSKAGRPVLIGTTSVEISELLSRMLKMRGVAHNVLNAKMHKQEAQIVEEAGKPGVVTIATNMAGRGTDIKLSPEVKAAGGLAIVGTERHDSRRVDRQLRGRAGRQGDPGSSQFYVSLEDNLMRLFGSERVAKVMDRMGLQEGEVIQHSMMTKSIERAQKKVEENNFGVRKRLLEYDDVMNAQREVVYKRRRHALFGERLKLDIANMLYDTCELIIDQNKAINDFKNFEFELIRYFSITSPVTESEFAKMNPMDLTGKVYKATLDYYTEKTARSAREAFPIIKSVYEDQNNQFERIVVPFTDGIKSLNVVTDLKMAYESQGAQLVADFEKNITLAIVDEAWKKHLRKMDELKQSVQLAVHEQKDPLLIYKLEAFNLFRAMIDNVNKEVISFLFKGDLPAQENQRIQEAIDVTPVEDYTTSKDEIVSSESANQEAMQTQQRQVTETITRDMPKINRNDNVTIQNVANGQTQEMKYKKAESLIASGQWVLVN, encoded by the coding sequence ATGAGTTTCATAAACAGCATAATCAAGGTTTTTGTGGGCGACAAGTCTCAAAAAGACGTCAAAGCACTACAACCCTATCTCACTAAAATTAAAACATTCGAGGAACCCCTTAAAGCTTTATCACATGATGAGTTAAGAGGTAGAACTGTTTTTTTTAAAGAAAAAATCAAACAAGATCGCGCAGACAAAGACGCTAAAATTGCTGCTCTAAAGGTAGAAGTAGAAAACATTGTAGATATTGACAAGAGAGAGGATATTTACGTGGCTATTGACACCCTTGAAAAAGAAGCTTACGAAATTTCAGAAAAAACATTAATGCAAATCCTTCCTGAGGCTTTTGCAGTGGTAAAAGAAACAGCTAGACGTTTTAAAGACAACACCCAAATTGAGGTAACTGCTACCCCAAAAGACCGTGAACTATCTGCCACAAAAACATACATAACGCTAGACGGAGACAAAGCTATCTGGGCTAATTCCTGGAGCGCTGCAGGTAAAGAAATCACCTGGGACATGATTCACTATGACGTGCAACTAATAGGTGGAATGGTATTGCACGAAGGTAAAGTTGCCGAAATGCAAACCGGTGAAGGAAAAACATTAGTAGCTACATTGCCTCTTTACTTAAATGCCTTGACTGGAAACGGAGTTCACCTTGTAACGGTGAATGATTATCTTGCAAAAAGAGATAGTACTTGGAAAGCACCATTGTTTGAATTTCACGGTATGACGGTGGAATGTATTGACAATTACCAGCCAAGCTCTGAAGGTCGTAAAAAAGCCTACGATGCAGATATCACGTATGGTACCAATAATGAATTTGGTTTTGATTATTTAAGAGACAACATGGCTCATTCTCCAGATGACCTTGTACAAAGAAAACACAATTACGCTATTGTAGATGAGGTCGACTCCGTATTGATTGATGATGCTAGAACACCTTTGATTATCTCTGGACCAGTTCCACAAGGAGATCGTCACGAGTTCAATGAATTAAAACCAAAAATTGAAAACCTAGTAAGTCTTCAACGTCAATTAGCAAACGGATTCTTATCTGAAGCTAAAAAACTAATCAAAGAAGGAAACACTAAAGATGGTGGATTTCAATTGCTAAGAGCTTACAGAAGTTTACCTAAGAATAAAGCATTGATTAAATTTTTGAGTGAAGAAGGTATCAAACAACTGCTTCAAAAAACCGAAAATCAATACATGCAAGACAACAAAAGAGAAATGCACAAAATTGATGAGGCATTGTATTTTGTTATCGAAGAAAAAAACAATCAGGTAGAATTAACAGATAATGGAATCCAGTACCTCTCTGGAGATACAGATGCTGACTTTTTTATCCTACCAGACATTGGAACTGAAATTGCCAATATCGAAAAGAAAAAATTAGAGAAAGACCTTGAAGCCGAAGAGAAAGAAAAATTATTTCAAGACTTCGGGATCAAAAGTGAGCGTATCCATACATTAACACAGCTTTTAAAAGCCTACGCTTTATTCGAAAAAGATGTAGAGTATGTAATCATGGACAACAAAATCATGATTGTAGACGAGCAAACAGGTCGTATCATGGACGGTCGCCGTTATTCTGACGGATTGCACCAAGCCATCGAAGCCAAAGAAAATGTAAAAATCGAAGCAGCTACACAAACTTTTGCAACGGTTACTTTGCAAAATTATTTCAGAATGTACAACAAGCTAGGTGGAATGACTGGAACTGCAGTTACAGAAGCGGGTGAGTTATGGCAAATATACAAGCTTGATGTAGTAGAAATCCCTACTAACAGAGGCATTTCTAGAAAAGACAAAGAAGATTTCATCTACAAAACAACTCGTGAAAAATTCAACGCTGTTATTGAAGATGTAACCGAATTGTCTAAAGCCGGTAGACCAGTACTTATTGGAACAACATCGGTTGAAATTTCAGAATTACTAAGCCGAATGTTGAAAATGCGTGGCGTAGCACACAATGTCTTGAATGCAAAAATGCACAAACAAGAAGCACAAATTGTGGAGGAAGCTGGAAAACCAGGCGTAGTAACCATTGCTACAAACATGGCTGGTCGTGGTACCGATATTAAATTATCTCCAGAGGTAAAAGCTGCTGGCGGACTTGCCATTGTAGGTACAGAGCGTCATGACTCGCGTCGTGTAGACCGTCAATTACGTGGTCGTGCAGGACGTCAAGGTGATCCAGGAAGCTCTCAGTTTTATGTTTCGCTTGAGGACAACTTAATGCGTTTGTTTGGTTCTGAACGTGTAGCCAAAGTAATGGACCGCATGGGATTACAAGAAGGCGAAGTGATTCAGCACTCTATGATGACCAAATCTATAGAACGCGCTCAAAAGAAAGTAGAAGAAAACAACTTTGGAGTACGTAAGCGTTTGTTAGAATATGATGATGTAATGAATGCACAGCGTGAAGTAGTCTACAAGCGTCGTCGTCACGCCTTGTTTGGCGAACGCTTAAAGCTTGATATTGCAAACATGCTTTATGACACCTGCGAATTAATTATTGATCAAAATAAAGCAATAAATGATTTCAAGAACTTTGAGTTCGAATTAATACGCTATTTCTCGATCACATCACCAGTAACCGAAAGTGAGTTCGCTAAAATGAACCCAATGGATCTTACCGGAAAAGTCTACAAAGCAACATTAGATTATTATACCGAAAAAACAGCACGTAGTGCCCGTGAAGCGTTCCCGATCATCAAAAGCGTTTATGAAGATCAAAACAACCAGTTTGAGCGCATCGTAGTTCCATTTACGGATGGAATTAAATCTTTGAACGTTGTTACCGACTTAAAAATGGCTTACGAGTCTCAAGGCGCACAACTAGTTGCTGATTTTGAGAAAAACATTACACTAGCCATTGTAGACGAAGCTTGGAAAAAACACTTGCGCAAAATGGACGAACTAAAACAATCTGTTCAACTAGCCGTACACGAGCAAAAAGATCCGTTGCTAATTTACAAACTAGAGGCCTTTAACTTGTTTAGAGCCATGATTGATAATGTAAACAAAGAAGTAATTTCATTCTTGTTCAAAGGAGATTTGCCAGCACAAGAAAACCAACGCATTCAAGAAGCCATTGATGTAACTCCCGTTGAGGATTACACCACTTCAAAAGATGAAATTGTAAGCAGCGAAAGTGCAAATCAAGAAGCCATGCAAACACAGCAACGTCAAGTTACAGAGACCATCACTCGCGACATGCCAAAAATCAATCGCAATGACAACGTAACCATTCAAAACGTGGCCAACGGTCAAACACAAGAAATGAAATACAAAAAAGCCGAAAGCTTAATCGCCTCAGGACAATGGGTATTAGTGAACTAA
- a CDS encoding transposase has product MSNRVNTRGIKQANKHVLMAALTYNLKKYLKFITKKTKTKAGVVSEIQAKVPTSLKTAFIDLKTDFLRHFMFTNYNLKLKINLA; this is encoded by the coding sequence GTGAGTAATCGCGTAAACACAAGAGGAATCAAGCAAGCCAACAAACACGTTTTGATGGCAGCATTGACCTATAATCTTAAGAAATACTTGAAGTTTATCACCAAAAAAACAAAAACAAAAGCCGGAGTTGTAAGTGAAATACAAGCAAAAGTACCAACTTCTTTAAAAACAGCTTTCATAGACTTGAAAACCGACTTTTTAAGGCATTTTATGTTTACAAACTACAACCTAAAACTAAAAATAAACCTCGCTTAA
- a CDS encoding class I SAM-dependent methyltransferase — protein sequence MLFQLQSYLKFLWHSKNEHAVHSPFVFSLLTKCFYDKKSKSEYAILRKYRNTLLANSNSIEVTDFGAGSKVFKSNTRVVAKIARTAGISSKRAELLFRITHYFQPETILEIGTSLGLATSAIAMANLKSKIITLEGCSSTMAIAKSQFQVFHFDNVNPIVTEFSNYLSDFRLQTLNFKLIYFDGNHSKKATLDYFEALLPTITNDTLWIFDDIHWSPEMEEAWQIIKNHPKVTVTIDTFQWGLVFFRREQPKQHFIIRT from the coding sequence ATGCTGTTTCAACTCCAATCATATTTAAAATTTCTTTGGCACTCCAAAAATGAGCATGCAGTACATTCTCCGTTTGTATTTAGTTTATTGACGAAATGTTTTTATGATAAAAAATCAAAATCCGAATATGCAATTTTAAGAAAATACAGAAACACGCTTTTAGCAAATAGTAATTCGATTGAAGTAACTGATTTTGGTGCAGGATCCAAAGTTTTCAAATCGAATACAAGAGTCGTTGCAAAGATTGCGAGAACAGCAGGAATTTCTTCAAAACGAGCCGAATTATTATTCCGAATTACCCATTATTTTCAACCTGAAACTATTTTAGAAATTGGAACTTCATTAGGATTAGCGACTTCGGCAATTGCTATGGCAAATCTAAAATCAAAAATCATAACGCTCGAAGGTTGTTCAAGTACAATGGCAATTGCAAAAAGTCAATTTCAGGTATTCCATTTTGATAATGTAAATCCAATTGTAACAGAATTTAGTAATTATTTAAGTGACTTTCGACTTCAAACTTTAAACTTTAAACTCATTTATTTCGATGGCAATCACTCTAAGAAAGCAACTTTAGATTATTTTGAAGCCTTACTTCCAACTATAACAAATGATACACTTTGGATATTCGATGATATTCATTGGTCGCCAGAAATGGAAGAGGCTTGGCAAATCATAAAAAACCATCCAAAAGTAACGGTAACAATTGATACTTTTCAATGGGGATTGGTTTTTTTTAGAAGAGAACAACCCAAACAACATTTTATAATTAGAACCTAA
- a CDS encoding SDR family NAD(P)-dependent oxidoreductase, with protein sequence MMMEQIEHKTAISSEEIDRCIAILAQLNTDTDQIFDIPKEQRTALIKAAGMFSRPDRDELSRRKKDGKLVAKRKKEKQDRIARKETGIRHAREASVFMAPKLLAYNDLVNKEQLELETPRNCYVCKTEFTKMHHFYDTMCTDCGDFNYAKRFQTADVKGQVAVITGSRLKIGYHITLMLLRGGATVIATTRFPVDSALRFSKEDDFMEWGHRLKIHGLDLRHIPSVEIFCNFIEQKYERLDILINNAAQTVRRPAGFYTHLMENEERSIDTLPQHAQELLLDHINCLDELKVLTTGFSSNENMPVTWHGPEPGIGLRASAKLSQIPYSFDNALVAQEVFPEGELDADLQQVDLRKTNSWRLRLGQIETTEMIEVQLVNSVAPFVLCNRLSEVMKKDNTGKKHIINVSAMEGKFHRFFKEDRHPHTNMAKAALNMLTHTSSGTLAKDGIFMNAVDTGWVTDEDPAELAKRKQEEQDFQPPLDIVDGAARVMDPLFDGINTGKHWCGKFLKDYNPIPW encoded by the coding sequence ATGATGATGGAACAAATAGAACATAAAACGGCTATAAGCTCAGAAGAAATTGACCGATGTATCGCTATTTTAGCACAACTGAATACTGATACCGACCAAATATTTGATATCCCAAAAGAGCAACGAACGGCTTTAATCAAAGCGGCTGGAATGTTTTCCAGACCGGATCGTGACGAACTATCTCGAAGAAAAAAAGATGGAAAATTAGTAGCCAAACGTAAAAAAGAAAAGCAAGATAGAATCGCAAGGAAAGAGACCGGAATCCGACATGCACGAGAGGCCAGTGTGTTTATGGCGCCCAAATTATTGGCGTACAATGATCTCGTAAACAAAGAACAATTAGAACTGGAAACGCCAAGAAATTGTTACGTATGTAAAACGGAGTTTACTAAAATGCACCATTTTTATGATACCATGTGTACGGATTGTGGTGATTTTAATTATGCTAAACGTTTCCAAACCGCCGATGTAAAGGGGCAAGTTGCTGTAATTACTGGTTCTCGCTTAAAAATAGGCTATCACATTACGTTGATGCTTTTACGAGGAGGCGCAACCGTTATTGCTACCACTCGTTTCCCAGTTGATTCGGCTTTGCGTTTTTCTAAGGAAGACGATTTTATGGAGTGGGGACATCGGTTGAAAATTCATGGATTGGATTTACGACATATTCCGAGTGTGGAGATTTTTTGTAATTTTATAGAGCAAAAGTACGAGCGTTTGGATATTTTAATTAATAATGCAGCCCAAACCGTGAGACGTCCTGCTGGATTCTATACGCATTTAATGGAAAACGAGGAGCGTTCCATAGACACTTTACCGCAACACGCACAGGAGTTATTGCTGGATCATATTAATTGTTTGGATGAATTAAAAGTGTTGACTACTGGTTTTTCATCTAATGAGAATATGCCTGTAACTTGGCACGGACCAGAACCTGGAATTGGGTTGCGGGCATCCGCCAAATTATCGCAGATTCCGTATTCGTTTGACAATGCCTTGGTAGCACAAGAAGTTTTTCCGGAAGGAGAACTCGATGCCGATTTACAGCAAGTAGATTTGCGAAAAACCAATAGCTGGCGCTTGCGATTGGGACAAATAGAAACTACTGAAATGATCGAAGTGCAGTTGGTGAATTCCGTAGCACCATTTGTATTGTGTAATCGCCTTTCGGAAGTCATGAAGAAAGACAATACGGGTAAAAAACACATCATTAATGTATCGGCTATGGAAGGGAAATTCCACCGCTTTTTCAAGGAAGACCGACATCCGCATACGAACATGGCAAAAGCCGCTTTGAATATGCTGACGCACACTTCCTCTGGAACTTTGGCAAAAGACGGAATTTTTATGAATGCAGTTGATACCGGTTGGGTTACCGATGAAGATCCCGCTGAATTGGCCAAAAGAAAACAGGAAGAGCAAGATTTCCAACCTCCTTTAGATATTGTAGATGGCGCTGCAAGAGTTATGGATCCGCTATTTGACGGCATCAATACCGGTAAACATTGGTGCGGTAAGTTTTTAAAAGATTACAATCCTATTCCTTGGTAG
- a CDS encoding transposase — translation MQGRKELTPKMLYQVHLQDLIPEHNFYRLLDTAIDFHFLYKSTAKYYGDEGQESIDPVVFFKICLVGYLNNLNSDRKLIEYCSNCLDVRLFIRYDIDEALPWHSTISRTRGLYGEEVFLSLFKAVLKLCVSKGMIRGKRQAVDSVFIKANASMDSLVEKEVLEDASAFVDELEENSEFKTTSTRKKLVEQHHNWKKEAYKSQPNPNFNIDKVDEHGNSIRPRFVSNHTHYSPTDLDARVSVKPGKARQLNYFGQIAVDDAHHVITGACSDFADKRDSQIDEGDSSNTYENKIIMR, via the coding sequence ATGCAAGGAAGAAAAGAACTCACGCCAAAAATGCTCTATCAAGTTCATTTACAGGACCTGATTCCTGAGCATAATTTTTATCGATTGCTTGATACAGCTATCGATTTTCATTTTTTATATAAATCTACTGCAAAGTATTATGGAGACGAAGGACAGGAGAGTATTGATCCTGTTGTGTTTTTCAAAATCTGTTTGGTTGGCTATTTAAACAACTTAAATTCGGACAGGAAACTCATCGAGTATTGCTCAAATTGTTTAGATGTTCGCCTTTTTATTCGATATGACATTGATGAGGCTTTACCTTGGCACAGCACCATTAGTCGCACGCGTGGGTTGTATGGTGAAGAAGTGTTTTTAAGTTTGTTTAAAGCCGTTTTAAAGCTATGTGTTTCCAAAGGTATGATTCGCGGCAAGCGTCAAGCCGTAGACAGCGTTTTTATCAAAGCCAATGCCTCTATGGATAGTTTGGTAGAGAAAGAAGTATTGGAAGATGCCAGTGCCTTTGTAGATGAATTAGAAGAAAACAGCGAATTTAAAACTACCAGCACCAGAAAGAAACTAGTAGAACAGCACCATAATTGGAAAAAAGAAGCTTACAAGAGCCAACCCAATCCCAACTTCAACATTGATAAAGTAGATGAACACGGCAATTCAATACGTCCGAGATTTGTATCGAATCATACGCATTATTCTCCCACAGATTTAGATGCTAGGGTAAGTGTAAAACCAGGAAAAGCAAGACAGTTAAACTATTTTGGACAAATAGCTGTAGACGATGCGCATCATGTAATAACAGGCGCCTGTTCTGATTTTGCAGACAAACGCGATAGTCAAATCGACGAAGGAGATTCATCGAATACCTATGAAAATAAAATTATAATGAGATAA
- a CDS encoding DUF6794 domain-containing protein, with translation MTIRSLSILFITLSLFSCNAQEDIPKELKFSFEYLNKNWDSKEIEIFKNITEKDTTTPRNYHFGIGMYLRNNLLRHNKKSEEITKFFNSLGIHHFDDMSSIILTSYHRYLNGENIELQSQVNKYLEYWKPIIDCEKNQKIKAVEIYNKFKIGDTLSIKMPVSENNSVIDYPCDNRNLEWKFDESKDLFITGIIIDKYKINSESNVFFKVKVITKNHSETEIMMEKVNIGDEFDFNLSTAWKIE, from the coding sequence ATGACTATTAGATCTTTATCAATCTTATTTATCACACTATCTTTATTCTCTTGTAATGCACAAGAAGATATACCAAAAGAACTAAAATTCTCATTTGAATATCTTAATAAAAATTGGGATTCTAAAGAAATTGAGATTTTTAAGAATATCACAGAAAAGGACACAACAACACCGAGAAATTATCATTTTGGAATCGGAATGTATTTACGAAATAACTTATTGAGACATAATAAAAAATCAGAAGAAATAACTAAATTTTTCAACTCACTTGGAATTCATCATTTTGATGATATGTCATCAATTATTTTGACTTCTTATCATAGATATCTGAATGGTGAAAATATAGAATTGCAATCTCAAGTAAATAAATATTTGGAATATTGGAAACCTATAATTGACTGTGAAAAAAATCAGAAAATAAAAGCAGTTGAAATTTATAATAAATTTAAGATTGGAGACACTCTAAGCATAAAAATGCCCGTTAGTGAAAATAACAGTGTCATTGATTATCCATGCGACAATCGAAATTTAGAATGGAAATTCGATGAATCAAAAGACTTGTTCATAACAGGAATAATTATCGACAAATACAAAATTAATAGTGAGTCAAATGTTTTTTTTAAAGTCAAGGTTATAACTAAAAATCATTCGGAAACTGAAATTATGATGGAAAAAGTAAATATTGGAGACGAATTTGATTTTAACCTTTCAACTGCTTGGAAAATTGAATAA
- a CDS encoding RimK family alpha-L-glutamate ligase: protein MKIALLTCEKLPDLNLEDQKLIPALAQYNIQAVAAVWDDASINWSQFDCLVFRNTWDYFEKEQAFILWLDQIKKLGVKTLNTIDTVKNNIHKFYLKELEQKGIPIIKTIFIDKTQQLDLAKLIPNHWNIAVIKPAFSAGSYLTEVFDRTQIQAINNQYQSIAADKELLLQEFMPEIQTLGETSFIFFDKKFSHAVNKKPVSGDFRVQSLYGGKYTLVEPSAELIQKAQKVVNTFQEDLLYARVDGIVIEEELYLMEIECIEPDLYFNLSANSLDQFVAALIKLIA, encoded by the coding sequence ATGAAAATCGCTTTACTTACCTGCGAAAAACTTCCTGATTTAAATCTGGAGGACCAAAAACTAATTCCAGCACTGGCACAATATAACATTCAGGCAGTTGCTGCAGTTTGGGACGATGCTAGCATCAATTGGTCTCAATTTGACTGCTTGGTATTTAGAAATACTTGGGACTATTTTGAAAAAGAACAAGCGTTTATACTTTGGCTTGACCAGATTAAAAAATTAGGCGTTAAAACACTAAACACCATTGATACGGTAAAAAATAACATCCATAAATTTTATTTAAAAGAGCTAGAGCAAAAGGGAATTCCCATCATTAAAACTATATTTATTGACAAAACCCAACAGCTGGATCTTGCAAAACTTATCCCAAATCACTGGAATATAGCAGTCATAAAACCCGCTTTTTCGGCAGGATCTTATCTCACCGAAGTGTTTGACCGAACACAAATTCAAGCTATAAACAATCAATATCAATCTATAGCTGCAGATAAAGAATTACTCCTTCAGGAATTCATGCCAGAGATTCAAACATTGGGTGAAACATCATTCATTTTTTTTGACAAGAAATTCTCTCATGCAGTGAATAAAAAACCCGTTTCTGGTGATTTTAGAGTACAATCACTCTACGGAGGAAAGTATACGCTGGTAGAACCATCAGCAGAACTCATACAAAAAGCACAAAAAGTAGTTAACACTTTTCAAGAAGATTTACTATATGCCCGTGTAGATGGAATTGTCATTGAAGAGGAACTTTATTTAATGGAAATAGAATGCATAGAACCTGATTTATATTTTAACTTAAGTGCTAATTCATTAGACCAATTTGTTGCAGCATTAATAAAATTAATAGCTTAA